A region from the Oceaniferula marina genome encodes:
- a CDS encoding ATP-binding cassette domain-containing protein, with the protein MILTTDQLSKVYRSGEHALTVLDQVSIQVPASATAAIVGPSGSGKTTLLGLCAGLDRASSGEVVLDGQKLSTMNEDERAGLRARSVGFIFQNFQLMPTLTALENVLVPGEIQGRPCSHTIRRAEELLGRVGLDKRIHHYPSQLSGGEQQRVAIARAFIHQPKILFADEPTGNLDEEASELVENMLFELNRESGTALVLVTHDLELARKASITFHLKGGKRIDSNQAPKHRDV; encoded by the coding sequence ATGATTCTAACGACCGATCAACTGAGTAAAGTCTACCGCAGCGGTGAGCATGCATTAACCGTGTTGGACCAGGTCAGCATCCAAGTTCCCGCATCAGCCACAGCGGCAATCGTTGGCCCTTCCGGCAGTGGCAAAACCACCCTGCTCGGGCTCTGCGCCGGGCTCGACCGCGCCAGCAGTGGTGAAGTCGTTCTGGACGGTCAAAAACTCTCAACCATGAACGAAGATGAACGGGCCGGGCTCCGTGCCCGGTCGGTTGGCTTCATCTTCCAGAATTTTCAACTGATGCCGACGCTGACCGCGCTGGAAAATGTCCTTGTCCCTGGTGAGATCCAGGGACGTCCGTGCTCCCACACCATCCGCCGGGCCGAAGAGTTATTGGGTCGAGTCGGGCTTGACAAACGCATCCACCACTACCCGAGCCAACTTTCGGGAGGAGAGCAGCAGCGTGTTGCCATCGCCCGGGCGTTTATTCACCAACCGAAAATCCTGTTTGCCGACGAACCCACCGGCAACCTCGATGAAGAAGCCAGCGAACTGGTCGAAAACATGCTCTTCGAACTCAACCGTGAGTCCGGAACCGCCCTGGTTCTGGTTACCCACGATTTGGAGCTGGCCCGCAAGGCATCCATCACCTTCCACCTCAAGGGCGGGAAACGGATCGATTCCAACCAAGCCCCCAAACATCGCGACGTCTGA
- a CDS encoding arylesterase, protein MTALLLPSFVSAKEEAKEEAKSDAKRLVPRVVVLGDSITAGYGLKKEEAYPELLRKMAADEGRAITVVNAGLSGDTTRGGLRRLAVLARQPMDILVIALGGNDGLRGIEPKVSQRNLELMIDRARASHPEVHVLLAGMQMPDNMGEEYTREFQRIFAAVGKKKQVAVLPFLLEGVAMDKDLNLADGIHPNARGQQVVARHVYPALKALIEASEE, encoded by the coding sequence ATGACAGCGTTGCTGCTTCCGTCCTTTGTTTCGGCGAAGGAAGAGGCGAAGGAAGAGGCGAAGTCGGATGCCAAGCGGTTGGTCCCGCGTGTGGTCGTTCTCGGTGACAGCATCACGGCTGGTTATGGCTTGAAAAAGGAAGAGGCATACCCGGAACTCTTACGCAAGATGGCGGCGGATGAGGGGAGGGCCATCACCGTGGTCAATGCGGGCTTGAGTGGTGATACCACCCGCGGAGGGCTTCGCCGCTTGGCTGTGTTGGCCCGTCAGCCGATGGACATCCTCGTGATTGCTCTCGGAGGCAATGATGGCTTGCGTGGAATCGAGCCCAAAGTCAGTCAGCGCAATCTGGAGCTCATGATTGATCGGGCCAGAGCGAGTCATCCGGAAGTTCATGTGCTCTTGGCGGGAATGCAGATGCCTGACAATATGGGTGAAGAATACACCCGGGAGTTTCAACGCATTTTTGCAGCCGTGGGGAAAAAGAAACAGGTCGCCGTGCTGCCGTTTTTATTGGAAGGGGTGGCGATGGACAAAGACCTCAACCTCGCGGATGGCATCCACCCCAACGCACGAGGCCAACAGGTCGTTGCCCGTCACGTCTACCCGGCACTGAAAGCGTTGATTGAAGCTTCAGAAGAGTAG